A region of Phytohabitans rumicis DNA encodes the following proteins:
- a CDS encoding FAD-dependent monooxygenase, giving the protein MTTVLISGASIAGPALAYWLRRHGLTPTIVERAPAPRIGGQAIDIRGVALDVVDRMDLLEPLRQVRTRMRGMSMLDGDGNELMRSTEHAISSGRLDSDDIEVLREDLTRMLYERTESDVEYLFDDSVTGIEQDAHGVHVRFDRAAPRTFDLVVGADGLHSTVRRLAFGPEARFVHHLGTYLAVFTAENFLDLDNWQVWFNDGDAGGGLYPARDNTQLRVNLGFRSEPIAYDYRDVDAQRRLLAERLAGLRWETPRLLKAMWQAPDFYFDAMAQVRMDSWSRGRVTLIGDAGYCASPLSGQGTSLALVGAYVLAAELAGAGGDHRAAFDRYERRMRPFVDLNQALATENPGGPASDESIDRAKQAIAL; this is encoded by the coding sequence ATGACGACAGTACTGATCTCCGGCGCCAGCATCGCCGGGCCCGCCCTGGCGTACTGGCTGCGCCGGCACGGCCTCACCCCGACCATCGTGGAGCGGGCTCCCGCGCCCCGGATCGGCGGTCAGGCCATCGACATCCGCGGCGTGGCCCTGGACGTCGTCGACCGCATGGACCTGCTGGAGCCGCTGCGGCAGGTGCGCACCCGGATGCGCGGGATGTCCATGCTGGACGGTGACGGCAACGAGCTGATGCGCTCCACCGAGCACGCCATCAGCAGCGGCCGGCTGGACAGCGACGACATCGAGGTGCTGCGCGAGGACCTCACCCGGATGCTGTACGAGCGCACCGAAAGCGACGTCGAGTACCTCTTCGACGACTCAGTCACCGGCATCGAGCAGGACGCGCACGGCGTACACGTGCGGTTCGATCGGGCCGCGCCGCGCACCTTCGACCTGGTGGTGGGCGCCGACGGGCTGCACTCGACAGTGCGGCGGCTGGCGTTCGGCCCCGAGGCGCGGTTCGTGCACCACCTCGGCACCTACCTCGCGGTCTTCACCGCCGAGAACTTCCTGGACCTGGACAACTGGCAGGTCTGGTTCAACGACGGCGACGCCGGCGGCGGCCTCTACCCCGCCCGCGACAACACCCAACTACGGGTCAACCTCGGCTTCCGGTCCGAGCCGATCGCCTACGACTACCGCGACGTGGACGCCCAGCGCCGGCTGCTCGCCGAGCGGCTCGCCGGCCTGCGCTGGGAGACACCCCGGCTACTCAAGGCGATGTGGCAGGCGCCCGACTTCTACTTCGACGCGATGGCCCAGGTCCGCATGGACTCGTGGTCGCGCGGCCGGGTCACGCTCATCGGCGACGCAGGCTACTGCGCCTCGCCGCTGTCCGGCCAGGGCACCAGCCTCGCCCTGGTCGGCGCGTACGTCCTGGCCGCGGAACTGGCCGGCGCCGGCGGCGACCACCGGGCCGCCTTCGACCGGTACGAGCGGCGCATGCGCCCGTTCGTCGACCTCAACCAGGCCCTGGCCACCGAGAACCCCGGCGGCCCCGCCTCCGACGAATCCATCGATCGCGCCAAGCAAGCCATCGCCCTGTAA
- a CDS encoding sulfotransferase family protein, which translates to MDTRTDVGTVEDLHASATRMTGLDDFGDDDYLDGLRVLLDSYAHESALTPAGSKTKRAFLRGALTARLLSEAAWRQYPEHADVPVTRPVFVTGLPRTGTTALHRLLTADPAHQGLEMWLTEVPQPRPPRDTWDDNPIFAAIQEGYRRHHVTHPEFMGVHYTSADQVEECWQLLRQSLTSISFECLAYVPSYSDWLRERDWTAAYRRHRRNLQLIGLPDAGRRWVLKNPSHLFALDALLAVYPDALVVQTHRAPRTAIASVCSLNAQAAEGWSTAFTPEVVGRTQLDLWARGLERFTKVRASHDPAQFVDVQYEEFVADPLGTVERIYARLDTPMSAPAREAMTSLHAESKTGTHRPSHSYTLEDFGLTPAEVDARFMP; encoded by the coding sequence ATGGACACTCGTACCGACGTTGGCACGGTCGAGGACCTGCACGCGTCCGCCACCAGGATGACCGGGCTGGACGACTTCGGCGACGACGACTACCTCGACGGACTGCGGGTGCTGCTCGACTCGTACGCCCACGAGAGCGCGCTCACCCCGGCGGGCAGCAAGACGAAGCGCGCGTTCCTGCGCGGCGCCCTGACCGCCCGGCTGCTCAGCGAGGCGGCCTGGCGGCAGTACCCGGAGCACGCGGACGTGCCGGTGACCCGGCCCGTCTTCGTCACCGGGCTGCCCCGCACCGGCACCACGGCCCTGCACCGGCTGCTCACCGCCGACCCGGCGCACCAGGGCCTGGAGATGTGGCTGACCGAGGTGCCGCAGCCCCGCCCGCCGCGGGACACCTGGGACGACAACCCCATCTTCGCGGCCATCCAGGAGGGGTACCGCCGGCACCACGTGACCCACCCGGAGTTCATGGGCGTGCACTACACGTCGGCGGACCAGGTGGAGGAGTGCTGGCAACTGCTGCGCCAGTCGCTGACCTCCATCTCGTTCGAGTGCCTCGCGTACGTCCCGTCGTACTCGGACTGGTTGCGGGAGCGGGACTGGACCGCGGCGTACCGCCGGCACCGGCGCAACCTGCAGCTCATCGGGTTGCCGGACGCCGGGCGGCGCTGGGTGCTGAAGAACCCGAGCCACCTGTTCGCGCTGGACGCCCTGCTGGCGGTGTACCCGGACGCGCTCGTGGTGCAGACCCATCGCGCCCCGCGCACCGCGATCGCCTCCGTGTGCAGCCTCAACGCGCAGGCCGCCGAGGGCTGGTCCACCGCGTTCACGCCGGAGGTCGTCGGGCGTACCCAGCTCGACCTGTGGGCGCGCGGCCTGGAGCGCTTCACCAAGGTACGGGCGTCGCACGACCCTGCTCAGTTCGTCGACGTCCAGTACGAAGAGTTCGTGGCCGATCCACTGGGGACGGTCGAGCGGATCTACGCCCGCCTCGACACGCCCATGTCGGCCCCGGCGCGCGAGGCGATGACCTCGCTGCACGCGGAAAGCAAGACCGGCACCCACCGCCCGTCCCACAGCTACACCTTGGAAGACTTCGGCCTAACCCCAGCCGAGGTCGACGCCCGCTTCATGCCATAG
- a CDS encoding TetR/AcrR family transcriptional regulator C-terminal domain-containing protein, with amino-acid sequence MGVSTTAEPPYRRIVEEIRGQIAAGELGPGDRLPSTRQIARRSRVALATATKALNALRQEGLVQAIPRVGTVVAVPEDEAAPSGPARPRTSTRPEQELTRERVVRTAIEIADSEGLDAVSMRAVAARLGAATMSMYRHVASKDELVLLMADAAFAEQGYAEPPPAGWRARIELAARTLWTLYRRHPWLAQLNPLTRPLPLPSLLLHGEWILAALDELGFEPAAALDLEVVLYSHIQGLAANLEREAHAQAATGLTDDEWVEQQGDALNAIARSGRYPTFAKLMATFAHDGYDLDLDKLFEIGLRMLLDGLAVLVEQRR; translated from the coding sequence ATGGGCGTGTCCACGACCGCCGAGCCGCCGTACCGGCGCATCGTCGAGGAGATCCGCGGGCAGATAGCCGCCGGCGAGCTCGGCCCGGGGGACCGGCTGCCGTCGACCCGGCAGATCGCCCGGCGGTCGCGGGTCGCGCTGGCCACCGCCACCAAGGCGCTGAACGCGCTGCGGCAGGAGGGCCTGGTCCAGGCCATCCCGCGGGTCGGCACGGTGGTGGCCGTACCCGAAGACGAAGCGGCGCCGTCCGGCCCGGCGCGGCCGCGCACTTCCACCCGGCCCGAGCAGGAGCTGACCCGCGAGCGCGTCGTGCGGACCGCGATCGAGATCGCGGACAGCGAAGGGCTGGACGCGGTGTCCATGCGAGCGGTCGCGGCGCGGCTCGGCGCCGCCACCATGTCCATGTACCGCCACGTCGCCAGCAAGGACGAACTGGTGCTGCTGATGGCCGACGCCGCGTTCGCCGAGCAGGGGTACGCGGAGCCGCCGCCGGCCGGCTGGCGGGCCCGGATCGAGCTCGCCGCCCGTACACTGTGGACGCTGTACCGGCGGCATCCGTGGCTCGCCCAGCTCAACCCGCTCACCCGGCCGCTGCCGCTGCCGAGCCTGCTGCTGCACGGCGAGTGGATCCTCGCGGCCCTGGACGAGCTCGGATTCGAGCCCGCCGCCGCGCTCGACCTGGAAGTCGTGCTCTACAGCCACATCCAGGGCCTGGCCGCCAACCTGGAACGCGAGGCCCACGCGCAGGCGGCCACCGGCCTGACCGACGACGAGTGGGTGGAGCAGCAGGGCGACGCGCTCAACGCAATCGCCCGCAGCGGCCGTTACCCGACCTTCGCCAAGCTCATGGCCACCTTCGCCCACGACGGGTACGACCTCGACCTGGACAAGCTCTTCGAGATCGGCCTGCGGATGCTCCTCGACGGTCTCGCCGTGCTCGTCGAGCAGCGCCGGTAG
- a CDS encoding PmoA family protein → MTPTLRANHLLDHSVTVAAGGVDLFTYTYRPDTPTLESPKPYLHPMRTLAGELVTLYRPHDHVWHKGIAWSLPHVGEHNFWGGPTYVHGQFYVQQDNNGSAVHRELTALSAGGDRAEVAHRLDWVSQAGRPVIDEHRALTAVVLDDATWVLVFDTAMTNVSGSTLDIGSPTTKGRPNAGYGGLFWRGPRSFTGGLVQSPYGTGSGNDLRGTRAEWLAFRGRHDETETQSTVVMVDDVANPQHPPLWFTRSEEFACICPAPFFSEEVPVPAGSTVRFRYAVVVAAGDHGDEGTVALAEKGRALL, encoded by the coding sequence GTGACACCGACCCTGCGGGCGAATCACCTCCTCGACCACTCGGTGACCGTCGCGGCTGGCGGCGTCGACCTGTTCACCTACACGTACCGGCCGGACACGCCCACGCTGGAGTCGCCGAAGCCGTACCTGCATCCAATGCGCACGCTGGCGGGTGAGCTGGTGACGCTGTACCGGCCGCACGACCACGTCTGGCACAAGGGGATCGCCTGGTCGCTGCCGCACGTGGGCGAGCACAACTTCTGGGGCGGCCCGACGTACGTGCACGGCCAGTTCTACGTGCAGCAGGACAACAACGGCAGCGCCGTACACCGGGAGCTGACCGCGCTGTCCGCGGGCGGCGACCGTGCGGAGGTCGCGCACCGGCTGGACTGGGTCTCCCAGGCCGGCCGGCCGGTCATCGACGAGCACCGGGCGCTCACCGCGGTCGTGCTGGACGACGCGACGTGGGTGCTCGTCTTCGACACCGCCATGACGAACGTGTCCGGGTCCACACTGGACATCGGCTCCCCCACCACCAAGGGGCGCCCGAACGCCGGCTACGGCGGGCTCTTCTGGCGCGGGCCGCGGTCGTTCACCGGCGGCCTGGTGCAGTCGCCGTACGGCACCGGCAGCGGAAACGACCTGCGCGGCACCCGGGCGGAGTGGCTCGCCTTCCGGGGGCGGCACGACGAGACCGAGACGCAGTCGACGGTCGTCATGGTGGACGACGTGGCCAACCCGCAGCACCCGCCGCTGTGGTTCACCCGCAGCGAGGAGTTCGCCTGCATCTGCCCCGCGCCGTTCTTCAGCGAGGAGGTCCCGGTGCCGGCCGGGAGCACGGTCCGCTTCCGGTACGCCGTCGTCGTGGCCGCCGGCGACCACGGCGACGAGGGCACCGTCGCGCTGGCCGAGAAGGGCCGGGCCCTGCTGTGA
- a CDS encoding alcohol dehydrogenase catalytic domain-containing protein: protein MTETMRAYRMTEWTAPPRAVEVDVPSPGPGQVLVRVAGCGLCRSDLTMRQIPRVAGERLGWAMPFTLGHETAGRIAALGAGAGGLSEGDAVALVSATSCGSCWFCVRGLDNSCPQGTTGRGYGRDGGLADYVLADRRALLPLGSLDPRHAGPLTDAGATAYHAVRRALPRIAPGGTAVVLGAGGLGAFAVQFLRVLTAARVVAVDPSEDRLAYARAIGAHEALPGVDGSTVGQLRRLTERRGADAVLDFVGTDATIAAGVASVRPGGAFGLVGSAGGGLATGWFGALPRDGEVYTFQGASIADAQEVIGLAGAGLIQNEVEEFSFDRAGDAYAGLAAGTLKGRAVVVLD from the coding sequence ATGACGGAGACCATGCGCGCGTACCGGATGACGGAGTGGACGGCGCCGCCGCGTGCGGTGGAGGTCGACGTGCCGTCGCCGGGTCCCGGCCAGGTGCTGGTCCGGGTGGCGGGCTGCGGCCTGTGCCGCTCCGACCTGACCATGCGGCAGATCCCCCGGGTCGCCGGCGAGCGGCTGGGCTGGGCGATGCCGTTCACGCTCGGGCACGAGACCGCGGGCCGGATCGCGGCGCTCGGTGCGGGCGCCGGCGGTCTTTCCGAGGGCGACGCGGTCGCGCTCGTCTCCGCCACGTCGTGCGGCAGCTGCTGGTTCTGCGTGCGCGGCCTGGACAACTCCTGTCCACAGGGGACGACCGGCCGGGGGTACGGCCGGGACGGCGGGCTCGCCGACTACGTGCTGGCCGACCGGCGCGCCCTGCTCCCGCTGGGCTCGCTCGACCCGCGGCACGCCGGGCCGCTCACCGATGCGGGCGCGACCGCCTACCACGCCGTACGCCGGGCGCTGCCGCGCATCGCGCCGGGCGGCACCGCCGTGGTGCTCGGGGCCGGCGGACTCGGCGCGTTCGCGGTGCAGTTCCTGCGGGTGCTGACCGCGGCCCGGGTCGTCGCGGTCGATCCGAGCGAGGACCGCCTGGCGTACGCCCGCGCGATCGGGGCCCACGAGGCGCTGCCCGGTGTGGACGGGTCCACTGTGGGCCAGCTCCGCAGGCTCACCGAGCGGCGGGGCGCGGACGCCGTGCTGGACTTCGTCGGCACGGACGCGACGATCGCCGCCGGTGTCGCCTCGGTGCGGCCGGGTGGCGCGTTCGGGCTGGTCGGCTCGGCCGGCGGCGGCCTGGCCACGGGGTGGTTCGGCGCCCTACCGCGCGACGGCGAGGTGTACACGTTCCAGGGCGCCAGCATCGCCGACGCCCAGGAGGTGATCGGCCTGGCCGGCGCGGGCCTGATCCAGAACGAGGTCGAGGAGTTCTCGTTCGACCGTGCCGGCGACGCGTACGCCGGCCTGGCGGCCGGCACCCTGAAGGGCCGCGCCGTAGTGGTCCTCGACTAA
- a CDS encoding TIGR03619 family F420-dependent LLM class oxidoreductase, protein MRFTLGIALNPLDQLIELARTAEECGYSAIALPDSIFYSEQVAAAYPYTKDGSRFWGADTPWADPLVAAAAMGAATTRIRFYTQVLKLGPRNPVLLARQVGSVAVLTGNRFGLGVGLGWTPEEFEWCGAPFTDKGARADESIEVLRLILGGGMVAYDGRHFRFDKLQMSPAPTAPVPIYVGGHTDAALRRAARTGDGWTSAMMRFDKLRATIARLAELRAEYGREATPFEVQAVCVDRFGLDGYRQQAEIGVTDAIVVPWLLYGAGFDATLAEKKDGLRRFADDVIAAL, encoded by the coding sequence ATGAGGTTCACGCTGGGGATCGCGCTCAACCCGCTTGACCAGCTCATTGAACTGGCACGTACGGCCGAGGAGTGCGGCTACTCCGCCATCGCGCTGCCGGACTCGATCTTCTACTCCGAGCAGGTCGCGGCCGCGTACCCGTACACCAAGGACGGCAGCCGGTTCTGGGGCGCCGACACGCCGTGGGCCGACCCGCTGGTCGCCGCGGCCGCGATGGGTGCCGCCACCACCCGGATCCGCTTCTACACCCAGGTGCTCAAGCTCGGCCCGCGCAACCCGGTGCTGCTGGCCCGGCAGGTCGGCTCGGTGGCCGTCCTGACCGGCAACCGCTTCGGCCTCGGCGTCGGGCTCGGCTGGACCCCCGAGGAGTTCGAGTGGTGCGGCGCGCCGTTCACCGACAAGGGCGCCCGGGCCGACGAGTCCATCGAGGTGCTCCGGCTCATCCTCGGCGGCGGCATGGTCGCGTACGACGGCCGGCACTTCCGCTTCGACAAGCTGCAGATGAGCCCGGCGCCGACCGCGCCGGTGCCGATCTACGTGGGCGGGCACACCGACGCCGCCCTGCGCCGGGCGGCCCGCACCGGGGACGGCTGGACGTCCGCCATGATGCGCTTCGACAAGCTGCGCGCGACCATCGCGCGCCTGGCGGAGCTGCGTGCGGAGTACGGCCGGGAGGCCACGCCGTTCGAGGTGCAGGCGGTGTGCGTGGACCGCTTCGGGCTGGACGGCTACCGCCAGCAGGCCGAGATCGGCGTCACCGACGCGATCGTGGTGCCCTGGCTCCTCTACGGCGCAGGCTTCGACGCCACCCTGGCCGAGAAGAAGGACGGCCTCCGCCGATTCGCCGACGACGTCATCGCCGCCCTCTGA
- the kstD gene encoding 3-oxosteroid 1-dehydrogenase: protein MAAVVEYDVVVVGAGGAGMVGALAAAKQGLRTLVIEKAAKYGGSAARSGAGIWVPGNEVVLAAGVPDTPAKAAAYLSAVVGPDVPAARQQAYLANGPAMISFLLRETPLRFSFMESYPDYYPELYGGMPNGRSIEPAPLDANILGTEYANLNPAYLAVPAGTVVMAVDYKWLALIARHPRGLATATEIVRRYLAAAFLGQKPITMGQALAGGLRAGLIAADVPVWLNTPLTDLYVEGGRVAGVRAIRDGAEILVRARRGVLVASGGFEHNERMRKQFQQEPIGVNWTVGAASNTGDGIEAGARAGAALELMDDAWWGPMIPLPEGPYFCLSERTLPGNIFVNAAGNRFVNEAAPYSDVVHVMYEKDTPQAPHIPCWMVTDQQYRNRYLFKDVSPALPYPDAWYNSGALHRDWTIEGLATKIGVPPAALRATINRFNAMARAGQDTDFHRGDSTYDAYFADPTNQPSPCLAPLWLPPYYAFKIVPGDLGTKGGIRTDARARALRPDGTVIPGLYAAGNASGAVMGRSYAGAGSTLGPAMTFAYVAGRDIAAS from the coding sequence ATGGCAGCCGTGGTGGAGTACGACGTCGTCGTGGTCGGTGCCGGCGGAGCGGGCATGGTCGGCGCGCTGGCCGCCGCGAAGCAGGGATTGCGGACCCTCGTCATCGAAAAGGCGGCGAAGTACGGCGGCTCGGCCGCCCGTTCCGGCGCCGGCATCTGGGTGCCCGGCAACGAGGTCGTCCTCGCCGCCGGTGTGCCGGACACGCCCGCCAAGGCCGCGGCGTACCTGTCGGCCGTGGTGGGCCCGGACGTGCCCGCCGCGCGGCAGCAGGCGTACCTGGCCAACGGGCCGGCGATGATCTCGTTTCTGCTGCGCGAGACGCCGCTGCGGTTCTCCTTCATGGAGAGCTACCCCGACTACTATCCCGAGCTGTACGGCGGGATGCCGAACGGCCGCTCCATCGAGCCGGCGCCGCTGGACGCCAACATCCTCGGCACCGAGTACGCGAACCTGAACCCGGCCTACCTGGCGGTCCCGGCCGGCACCGTGGTCATGGCGGTGGACTACAAGTGGCTCGCCCTCATCGCGCGCCACCCGCGCGGCCTGGCCACCGCCACCGAGATCGTCCGGCGGTACCTGGCGGCCGCGTTCCTCGGGCAGAAGCCCATCACGATGGGGCAGGCGCTGGCCGGCGGTCTGCGCGCCGGGCTGATCGCCGCGGACGTGCCGGTCTGGCTCAACACCCCACTCACCGACCTGTACGTCGAGGGCGGCCGGGTGGCCGGCGTGCGGGCGATCCGGGACGGCGCCGAGATCCTCGTCCGGGCCCGGCGCGGCGTGCTCGTCGCGTCCGGCGGCTTCGAGCACAACGAGCGCATGCGCAAGCAGTTCCAGCAGGAGCCGATCGGCGTGAACTGGACGGTCGGCGCCGCGTCCAACACCGGCGACGGGATCGAGGCCGGCGCGCGGGCCGGCGCCGCGCTGGAGTTGATGGACGACGCGTGGTGGGGGCCGATGATCCCGCTGCCCGAGGGGCCCTACTTCTGCCTGTCCGAGCGCACCCTGCCGGGCAACATCTTCGTCAACGCCGCCGGCAACCGGTTCGTCAACGAGGCCGCGCCGTACAGCGACGTGGTGCACGTGATGTACGAGAAGGACACCCCGCAGGCGCCGCACATCCCGTGCTGGATGGTCACCGACCAGCAGTACCGCAACCGGTACCTGTTCAAGGACGTCTCGCCGGCCCTGCCGTACCCGGACGCCTGGTACAACAGCGGCGCGCTACACCGGGACTGGACCATCGAGGGGCTCGCCACGAAGATCGGGGTGCCGCCGGCGGCGCTGCGCGCGACGATCAACCGGTTCAACGCGATGGCCCGCGCCGGGCAGGACACCGACTTCCACCGCGGCGACAGCACGTACGACGCGTACTTCGCCGACCCGACCAACCAGCCCAGCCCGTGCCTGGCGCCGCTGTGGCTGCCGCCGTACTACGCGTTCAAGATCGTGCCCGGTGACCTGGGCACCAAGGGTGGCATCCGCACCGACGCCCGCGCCCGCGCGCTGCGCCCGGACGGCACCGTGATCCCCGGCCTGTACGCCGCCGGAAACGCCAGCGGCGCGGTGATGGGGCGCAGCTACGCCGGCGCCGGCTCCACGCTGGGTCCGGCCATGACATTCGCGTACGTCGCCGGCCGGGACATCGCCGCGTCGTGA
- a CDS encoding PaaI family thioesterase: MTDSGRSYHTIGDPAEVEAETESLRDRRAAITELGDALRTLVEQAAATEAPADELRRAAALVREATIPVGKQQRERGQMPTADDLLGGVRMYNPVCGSGSALAPPLLIELGAGGVTGSCTLGLAYEGPPMYAHGGVSALLLDQILGYATSASGHPGMTVRLDTEYRAPVPLQTELRLSAEVVNVDGRKVTARATIATAAEPDRELVVATGLFIALRADQAIRLFGTVLHPDASNPAVAHD; encoded by the coding sequence ATGACCGACAGCGGGCGCAGCTACCACACCATCGGGGACCCGGCCGAGGTGGAGGCCGAGACCGAGTCGCTGCGCGACCGGCGCGCGGCGATCACGGAGCTGGGCGACGCGCTGCGCACCCTGGTCGAGCAGGCGGCGGCCACCGAAGCCCCGGCCGACGAGCTGCGTCGCGCGGCGGCGCTCGTCCGGGAGGCGACCATTCCGGTCGGCAAGCAGCAGCGGGAACGCGGTCAGATGCCGACCGCCGACGACCTGCTCGGCGGCGTGCGGATGTACAACCCGGTGTGCGGGTCCGGCAGCGCGCTCGCACCGCCGCTGCTCATCGAGCTGGGCGCCGGCGGCGTCACCGGCAGCTGCACGCTCGGCCTGGCGTACGAGGGGCCGCCGATGTACGCCCACGGCGGCGTCAGCGCACTCCTGCTCGACCAGATCCTCGGGTACGCCACGAGCGCGTCCGGGCACCCCGGCATGACGGTGCGGCTGGACACCGAGTATCGGGCGCCGGTGCCCCTGCAAACCGAGCTGCGGCTGAGCGCCGAAGTAGTCAACGTGGACGGTCGCAAGGTCACCGCCCGAGCGACCATCGCCACCGCCGCCGAGCCCGACCGCGAGTTGGTGGTGGCGACCGGGCTCTTCATCGCGCTGCGCGCCGACCAAGCCATCCGCCTCTTCGGCACCGTACTGCACCCAGACGCCTCAAACCCCGCGGTCGCCCACGACTGA
- a CDS encoding Gfo/Idh/MocA family protein — MTQRTYRTAIVGTGGIAGAHARAVRAAGDRAHLVAAVDVDVDRARAFAAEWGVPRSFASLGELLLEEEVDVVHVCTPPRLHARLALDCLAAGVTALVEKPPALSLAEMDELVAAERRSAAHVATVFQHRFGSAAVRLRRMAAAGELGRPLLATCATQWYRDDAYFAVPWRGSWENEGGGPTMGHGIHQFDLLFSVLGPWREVTAVAARQARPTQTEDVSMALVTFDNGAVASIVNSVVSPRETSVLRFDYERATVEVEHLYGYTDADWTVTPAPGQDGVASRWTAAGATETVSGHDGQLAAVYDALDAGDPPPVTLADAHRTMEFIAALYASAFTGERVRCGQIPPEFTQRMDGTGAPWSAVSAP; from the coding sequence ATGACGCAACGCACTTACCGTACGGCCATTGTCGGCACCGGAGGGATCGCGGGGGCCCACGCGCGGGCCGTACGCGCGGCCGGCGACCGGGCCCACCTCGTCGCGGCCGTGGACGTCGACGTCGACCGGGCCCGGGCGTTCGCCGCGGAGTGGGGCGTGCCGCGCTCCTTCGCGAGCCTGGGCGAGCTGCTGCTGGAGGAGGAGGTGGACGTGGTGCACGTGTGCACCCCTCCCCGGCTGCACGCCCGGCTGGCGCTGGACTGCCTGGCCGCCGGCGTGACGGCGCTGGTGGAGAAGCCGCCGGCGCTGTCGCTCGCGGAGATGGACGAGCTGGTCGCGGCCGAACGGCGGTCGGCTGCCCACGTCGCCACCGTGTTCCAGCACCGCTTCGGCTCGGCCGCCGTCCGCCTGCGGCGGATGGCGGCCGCCGGGGAGCTGGGCCGGCCGCTGCTGGCCACCTGCGCCACGCAGTGGTACCGCGACGACGCGTACTTCGCGGTGCCGTGGCGCGGCTCCTGGGAGAACGAGGGCGGCGGGCCGACGATGGGGCACGGCATCCACCAGTTCGACCTGCTCTTCTCGGTGCTCGGGCCGTGGCGGGAGGTCACCGCCGTGGCCGCCCGCCAGGCCCGCCCCACGCAGACCGAGGACGTGTCGATGGCGCTCGTGACGTTCGACAACGGCGCGGTCGCGTCCATCGTCAACTCGGTGGTGTCGCCGCGGGAGACGTCCGTGCTGCGGTTCGACTACGAGCGCGCGACGGTGGAGGTGGAGCACCTGTACGGGTACACGGACGCCGACTGGACCGTCACGCCAGCGCCCGGACAGGACGGCGTCGCGAGCCGGTGGACCGCCGCCGGGGCCACCGAAACGGTCAGCGGTCACGACGGGCAGCTCGCGGCCGTGTACGACGCCCTCGACGCCGGCGATCCGCCGCCCGTCACGCTGGCCGACGCCCACCGCACGATGGAGTTCATCGCGGCGCTCTACGCGTCCGCCTTCACCGGTGAAAGAGTTCGATGTGGACAGATACCGCCCGAGTTCACCCAACGGATGGACGGCACCGGCGCGCCGTGGAGCGCGGTGAGCGCCCCGTGA
- a CDS encoding cupin domain-containing protein: MNGFPGGTSVTRLSVYTGACADGLEGGTPHMHTASTEAYVVVGGEGALQTLDASGFRETPLRAGSTVWFTPGTIHRAVNRDGLEVVVVMQNAGLPEAGDAVMTFPPEVVGDGERYRNAAVLPAGAESTVEDAVRRRRDLAVEGFLRLADSARAGDFAPLERFYDSAVALVRPAVAVWRQIFQDTVARETRHTADVLDALDRGDGGHLRRSEVLLSPPSPTAKFGMCGRLRPLLPGEPVH; this comes from the coding sequence GTGAACGGGTTTCCCGGCGGCACCTCCGTCACCCGGCTGTCCGTCTACACCGGAGCGTGCGCCGACGGCCTCGAAGGCGGTACGCCGCACATGCACACCGCGTCGACCGAGGCGTACGTCGTGGTCGGTGGCGAGGGCGCGCTGCAGACCCTCGACGCGTCCGGCTTCCGGGAGACCCCGCTGCGGGCCGGCTCGACGGTGTGGTTCACCCCCGGCACCATCCACCGGGCGGTCAACCGGGACGGTCTCGAGGTCGTCGTGGTGATGCAGAACGCCGGCCTGCCGGAGGCCGGGGACGCGGTCATGACGTTCCCGCCGGAGGTGGTCGGGGACGGCGAGCGCTACCGGAACGCGGCGGTCCTGCCGGCGGGCGCCGAATCCACTGTGGAGGACGCCGTCCGGCGGCGCCGCGACCTCGCGGTCGAGGGGTTCCTCCGGCTGGCGGACAGCGCCCGGGCGGGCGACTTCGCGCCGCTGGAACGCTTCTACGACAGCGCTGTCGCGCTGGTGCGGCCGGCGGTCGCGGTGTGGCGCCAGATCTTCCAGGACACCGTCGCCCGCGAGACCCGGCACACCGCCGACGTGCTGGACGCCTTGGACCGCGGGGACGGGGGCCACCTGCGCCGCTCCGAGGTCCTTCTGTCGCCGCCCAGCCCCACGGCGAAGTTCGGCATGTGCGGGCGGCTGCGCCCGCTACTCCCCGGTGAGCCCGTCCACTGA